Proteins encoded within one genomic window of Terriglobia bacterium:
- a CDS encoding MFS transporter produces the protein MTEAVQQLGLRQVLQIKEVRRLWMAQLVSVFGDFLVIFAVLSHASFDLRATPAQITLIIVFFLVPYALISPVVGVFVDRWNFKRTMIASDVVRAALVLLLVSSDNLNWIYAAFLLLSTVSTFFVPAQIVCIRVITPPEGLISANALMQQAMQIVRIITPALAGAMVAWFGAKPCYIIDCISFLISATLIWSLRISGEPAASATNGHTVGAVVADLMAGVKFIFTHAVLRFVILAMAVTVFALSCVGPLIAIYVRDELKSSEFVFGIINSLLGIGMIVAMLAISRFAQRRSKGQLILMGLFTMCGGILLMGVLIYVPSAAAGLFNIGLGGDIVLVSGLTIIQAQTPAEMVGRVSGSLWSLMSIAQLPGLVLSGEIAKQIGIANVFSCTAVVLGLIAILGLIRMPQAQMERTTATGS, from the coding sequence ATGACCGAAGCAGTCCAACAACTCGGCCTGCGCCAGGTGCTGCAAATCAAAGAAGTGCGGCGATTATGGATGGCGCAACTGGTCAGCGTCTTTGGCGATTTTCTTGTGATTTTCGCCGTATTGAGCCACGCCTCTTTTGATCTGCGGGCAACTCCCGCGCAAATCACTCTGATCATCGTCTTCTTTCTGGTTCCTTATGCCTTGATCAGCCCGGTAGTAGGTGTTTTTGTAGACCGCTGGAATTTCAAGCGCACGATGATCGCGAGTGATGTGGTCCGGGCCGCGCTGGTGCTGCTGCTGGTCTCCTCAGACAACCTGAATTGGATCTATGCCGCGTTTCTTCTGTTGAGCACCGTATCAACATTCTTTGTGCCTGCGCAGATCGTCTGCATCCGTGTTATCACTCCGCCCGAAGGCCTGATTTCGGCCAATGCCTTGATGCAACAGGCAATGCAGATTGTCCGCATCATCACTCCTGCACTGGCAGGCGCAATGGTGGCATGGTTCGGGGCCAAACCCTGCTACATCATTGACTGCATCAGCTTTCTCATCTCGGCGACGCTGATCTGGAGCCTGCGCATCAGCGGCGAACCAGCCGCTTCCGCCACAAATGGGCACACGGTCGGTGCCGTGGTCGCTGACCTTATGGCGGGAGTCAAATTCATTTTCACTCATGCAGTTCTGCGGTTTGTGATTCTGGCCATGGCCGTGACCGTATTTGCCCTCAGTTGCGTGGGGCCGTTAATCGCCATCTATGTCCGCGATGAACTGAAGTCGAGCGAATTTGTGTTCGGCATCATCAACTCTCTGCTGGGAATCGGCATGATCGTGGCAATGCTGGCAATCAGCAGGTTTGCCCAGCGGCGCTCAAAGGGCCAGTTGATTCTGATGGGACTGTTCACCATGTGTGGAGGCATCCTGCTGATGGGCGTCCTTATATATGTTCCGTCGGCGGCAGCAGGTCTTTTTAACATTGGGCTCGGCGGCGACATTGTCCTTGTTTCCGGGCTCACGATCATCCAGGCCCAAACACCGGCGGAAATGGTTGGGCGCGTCAGCGGCAGTCTCTGGTCGCTGATGTCCATTGCGCAACTGCCCGGCCTAGTACTCTCTGGTGAAATCGCCAAACAAATTGGAATTGCCAACGTGTTCTCCTGTACTGCGGTGGTGCTTGGGTTAATCGCAATACTGGGCCTCATTCGCATGCCCCAGGCGCAAATGGAGAGAACAACTGCTACTGGTTCCTGA